TGGTATACCACCAATAAATGTCCCTGAAAATGCCGACccccaaaaattgaattttaaatttttaattgcaaactattcaattgcgaactgcgttccaaAAACCgattcactattcaattgcatataagcccgattctcaAAAACTAGAGATAACTggatcaccatattttcacagtggtagtgatataccactagtagatgcccctgaaaatttcggaccccaaatatgaattataaattttgaattgcgaactgcgttctagaactgGTGTTTAACAACAGTTCATTCAAGTTCTTTATTCACGCAAAGTTTCAACCAGTAATATTTTTGAAACGTATTCTGAAGGACTTGTTTTACGTTTcgaaatcaaaattaaagagTGTGATTGACCATAAGTGTCACGCAAATGTAATGAATTCAACCTTAGAAGccattttgcaaaataaattaatacttCCTGATCCCAGTGTTTTATCATTTCAACTTAATACTGGGGGACATACCTAAATCCACTGtattgaatttataaaaatcttcatattcAGAAAGTTTCCTACGAGTTATTGATTACTATTGCAAAATGAGATATTtgtaagtgcaaaaaggtcacgaAAAATTTATGCAggtatatataaaactttacCTTTATTATCATATTCAATCTTCTCTTTGTGcataatttaaaacatgattctGCTTATTCAAAAACACTAGCAACAAAAGGAAATCAGGCAGCAAAACTGCagaaaggtcaaatttaatgcACCTTAACTTAGAGGGATGAACAGTGAACCGccccttttttatatatatttctcaaGTTTGTTTTGTCTACAAATCTGAATAATACACTTCCAAATAAATTCTTGAAACAACCACATTGAGGAGTGAGATATCTCAAGTGAATAACATTCTTTTGTAACGTTGTTTTCTATAACATCATGAGTCTTTGAAATGCTGCATCTTCCATGATCACGTGTTTCCGTACCTCGTTTTCTCCCCCAATTTCGATTTGCTTAAATCTTTCACACAAAGCTTGGTGATGGCCAGGTTCAATTCCCACCACCAGTTCCTTGTTGAATTTGCTAAACATAGATGAAAAAGTAAACGTGGCAGGACGGATGCAGTTAAGTAGAAGCCTTGAGTCGCAATTCTGAATAAGAAATTCTATCTTAATCTCTGCGACAATCTCAAACAGAATGCGCGTTATGATTTCATGTTGTGTACAGAGTGTTTCTTTGTCTGTGCTAATTTCAAGATACTCTTCCATTAGTTTGTCAACTGCATCCTCAAAGTAGTCATCAGGAGGACTAAAAACGGCAAAAATGGTTCGAATTGATCTCAGCATATTCTCATTCAGTTTTTGTAAACTGAAACTGCCGTTATGAATCATGGCGTAGGTTAGCACCACAAACTTGTGTTTTTCTGAAATCTTCGGAGATTCCGACATTTGTTTCAAGTCATCTTTAATAACACTTAAAGGTTCCGCACAAAATCTCGCAACGTTACTCAAAATTCGACGATTTTTGCATGAGAGGGTCATAAGTTCAGGTAACCCTATGACATCGTTCTCTTTGGCAGCGAGAATTGCACTGGTTTTAGAAGTAAGGCTGTCTAGTTTGACTCTGTTCTGGACAATTACGTGTAACATTTCTTTGTAATCATTTGAAGacattatttctttattatgcATGAAATGCAACCTTTTTCCTTTGAATATGTCGCATTGTGATAGAATATGTTCGTATTTGGACCAGGTATTCTCGTTAACGCTTAGCACGACGTAACATTGATCAGAGGGTCTGATAAGCATGTCCTTCAAACACTCTGCGACGTCTTCCACATGACTCGGTGTGTACCATTCTTTGACACAGTCGGGTAGGTAAATGAAACTCGCACAACCGTCATGCACACCTTTCTTCCAGCTTGTAGCTCTGTCAATTGTTGTAAATTTGCAGGTGCTGTTTACAAAACTTTGAGCACACTGGAGAATGACTTGTTTTGCCAGAGTTGTTCGACCGCTGCCCCATTTGCCAACAATGGACAAGGCTTTAAGAGATTTCAAGCGGGTTCCTATCATCTTGACGCAAGTGGGTTTGTACAACTTTTTCACGTTAAGATTGACTGTAAAACATAAGATATATTCGTTACAAATGATGAATATGATTgttataaattgaattaaatatttttaagttcaCTTGGCTTAACATTCTTTTTCATACAAgtttaaaagaattatatttACAGCTCTGTAGAAAACTTTTCCAAGGAATGCTCAAGCTGTCATAATCAACAGAGAAAAGATCCAACATTTCATCTCCACTATCTTCCACAGCATTATCATCACCACGATCACCCGTTGTATCTTGGGTATCTTGGGTAAATGGATTCTTGGATTTCTCATCACTCTTTTTTATCAGATCATCACCGCCATCGCCCCCACCACTACCCATttcatcatcatcgtcatcattcGTCATATCTTCAAAGAACGGATTCTTTGATTCATCATCATTCTCCTCAATCATGTCATCTTCAAATGGATTCATGTcttctgaaataaaatgatgacAGAGATCTCAGAGGGTAGTATGTTTGCGGTCTATCGTTACCTATACAATTTTACAGACTCCTCATTGTCTTATATCAGGGacccttaaaaaaatataaaaaaaaaaatatcagggACCCTAGCTAGTCTTAGTACCTATTTccctttttttctcttttttattggGTTGTTTGTATGATTTTCTTTCCGTGTCAATAACGGTTACTTTATAACAGTTATGAGATAGTAAGGAAGTATTCCAAAAACCTGATCTTTTAGCCTTACAGTACAAatgttctttattaaaaaatacagtttacAAACCTTTTTAAATTAAGTCTTTTCTGCGTCTTTCTTTGTCTTTATCAGATACTTCTGAAGTCAAATCTTCGAAAGAAAATGGACATTTTAATTCCTTTGTCAATAATGGTGATGCATACTGCTTgggtttcaaaaataattaatttttaaacatgccAACAATGGCTATGGAAGGAAGTTTACTATCAATTAAAATAGGAGTCCTTTAACagtaataccggtatatatgctTTAGAGTCCTGCATAGAAATGTAACACTGTCATCGCGTTCGTTTGGGACAGAAAAACTTAAGAAATCTACCTTATTATAATAACACACATATATGTGAAATTACCTACCATAGATATCTTTGTTACTCTCACTCCGTCAAGCTTTCGCCTTCGGTCTATGCGAAGCAAAACACAATTGTTTCCgtgtttgattatttttcagCAGTTTATATCCGTGTCCAACTGATTGTACAATATGTTGTACAGGTAGTGTGTTCTCGATAAATCCATTTATCCTGAGGACATACAAAGAGTTGACGTATGTGTTAGTTATGTTTATCCAAAAATGTACATCAACCTTATTCTAAAAACAACGTATAAAAGTGGACTATATATGTGGTACATTTGTACATAGATAAACTAGCTGTATTCTTGGTGTTTTCAGTTGCGTTAAAGGGAGCTAGATACGATTGCatctttaattatttatgtataaaatggtttaccagtgtatttttaattattgaactCAATTTGAACGTTAGAAGTCAAGTTACGATCGAAAAAAGGAGGCAAGTCCCCTTATTATCCCCcttatttataataattgttaaaacaacatgGCACTGTCTTGTCTGTTCAGCTTTTCATAAATCATTATTGAATGATATATCTGTGGAGTACCGATACAATTATCAATATCGTACCTAGGAtcaatgtgtttattgtatttttttataatatacaaatgtagTTTTCTAATGTTACTACGATCCAAAAGAATAATGATTGAAAATAGAGATCTATAACTTGTCATGGCCAGACATTGTCTTAAGAAGACTGTACTGCGAAATTGCGACATGTGGGCAGTGAATCCCTTGCATGATCATGACTGCATGCTCGCGATTCGTTGTTCAAGATttctttttgataattataataaGTCCCGATTTATATTTATCTTGATTTACACATGAACAGAATATTCCTGTCGTTTTTTCGGTGTtatttataacagtttttgaaaaaaatattttcaaacaatgaTTAATTTTGATACGAGTAACGGGTTAATCGGTCGGACCGAATTGCGATTAACCGGTAGCAATTCTACAAACGATTGCCAACCCTGgcatcaatatttcatatttaataatcGGCTCTGATGACACTTtcttcaaattacatgtatatatgcataacAATTAAGCTACATTAAAAGTCAACCATTAAGTCCAAAATATCCCTggttgtgttttaaaaattgtttttattaaaacgCGTATCTGATAAAGGAGAATCAAATAGAAAATGTTCAGGATATTTATGCATTTGATGTCCTCCATCTTCGAGCACCTGCTAATAAACATTCTTTGAGATTTCAAATATATCTAAACATACTATATTCCCccatttttcatttaa
This genomic window from Magallana gigas chromosome 5, xbMagGiga1.1, whole genome shotgun sequence contains:
- the LOC105329328 gene encoding uncharacterized protein translates to MNPFEDDMIEENDDESKNPFFEDMTNDDDDDEMGSGGGDGGDDLIKKSDEKSKNPFTQDTQDTTGDRGDDNAVEDSGDEMLDLFSVDYDSLSIPWKSFLQSFNLNVKKLYKPTCVKMIGTRLKSLKALSIVGKWGSGRTTLAKQVILQCAQSFVNSTCKFTTIDRATSWKKGVHDGCASFIYLPDCVKEWYTPSHVEDVAECLKDMLIRPSDQCYVVLSVNENTWSKYEHILSQCDIFKGKRLHFMHNKEIMSSNDYKEMLHVIVQNRVKLDSLTSKTSAILAAKENDVIGLPELMTLSCKNRRILSNVARFCAEPLSVIKDDLKQMSESPKISEKHKFVVLTYAMIHNGSFSLQKLNENMLRSIRTIFAVFSPPDDYFEDAVDKLMEEYLEISTDKETLCTQHEIITRILFEIVAEIKIEFLIQNCDSRLLLNCIRPATFTFSSMFSKFNKELVVGIEPGHHQALCERFKQIEIGGENEVRKHVIMEDAAFQRLMML